In one window of Nitrospiraceae bacterium DNA:
- a CDS encoding Lrp/AsnC ligand binding domain-containing protein — MATKAYILIKVKAGKTKPVLQALKSIAGVEQANPCFGQPDIFVFINVADERSLSDVVISRIHAIEGVEETDTHIVAET, encoded by the coding sequence ATGGCCACCAAAGCGTACATTCTGATCAAGGTGAAGGCTGGGAAGACCAAGCCCGTGCTGCAGGCGCTCAAGAGCATTGCCGGAGTCGAGCAGGCCAATCCCTGCTTCGGACAGCCGGACATCTTCGTCTTCATCAACGTGGCCGATGAACGGTCGCTCTCGGACGTCGTGATCTCCCGCATCCATGCGATCGAAGGGGTGGAGGAAACCGACACCCACATCGTCGCGGAGACCTAA
- a CDS encoding Gfo/Idh/MocA family oxidoreductase, with protein sequence MKPSPLNLGVIGLGRHGGRYVRHLLADVPEARLTAVCRRNLGAGTGVPDGIEVAVYQDYRRLIADPRVDAVVVVTPPTLNREICLAAAAAGKPFLVEKPLAVTVEDAEAIVSAAEQSSLLAMTAQTLRFDSAIQAAMQQRQTVGALQYLSLASRMEPSSGEVAGFDGRGCLLEIGVHLLDLVRLVTEDEVAGLSCEMDVVPPEGPERRVFGRLLTGRGIPCLFEVSRVSSGRVGRLELIGTEGQVTADWCGHRVTRHAAGLVPTDEPTGAAPTLIATLRAFVQAVRTGTPPPITLRDGLRAVAIAEACYRSARQAGRPIPLT encoded by the coding sequence TTGAAACCTAGCCCTCTGAATCTCGGTGTGATCGGCCTGGGACGCCATGGCGGCCGCTACGTGCGGCACCTGCTGGCCGATGTGCCGGAGGCGCGGCTGACCGCCGTATGCCGCCGCAACCTCGGCGCCGGCACCGGCGTGCCGGATGGAATCGAGGTCGCAGTCTATCAGGATTATCGACGCTTGATCGCGGACCCGCGGGTGGACGCGGTGGTGGTTGTGACACCGCCGACGTTGAATCGCGAGATTTGTCTTGCCGCCGCCGCCGCAGGCAAACCGTTTCTGGTGGAAAAGCCGCTGGCTGTGACGGTGGAGGATGCGGAGGCCATTGTGTCTGCGGCCGAGCAATCCTCTCTGCTTGCCATGACGGCCCAAACCCTGCGGTTCGATTCAGCGATCCAGGCGGCGATGCAACAACGGCAGACAGTCGGGGCGTTACAGTACCTGAGCCTGGCGAGCCGTATGGAGCCGTCTAGCGGGGAGGTTGCCGGATTCGACGGGCGAGGCTGTTTGCTGGAGATCGGCGTGCACCTGTTGGATCTCGTGCGGCTCGTCACCGAGGATGAGGTGGCCGGCTTGAGCTGCGAGATGGATGTGGTCCCGCCGGAAGGACCGGAACGCCGGGTGTTCGGACGGCTGCTGACGGGGCGTGGGATCCCCTGCCTCTTCGAGGTCTCACGGGTCTCGTCGGGACGGGTGGGGCGCTTGGAATTGATCGGGACCGAGGGCCAAGTGACGGCCGACTGGTGTGGTCACCGGGTGACTCGGCATGCCGCAGGCCTCGTGCCCACGGATGAGCCGACCGGGGCAGCCCCGACCCTCATTGCCACGCTTCGCGCCTTCGTGCAGGCCGTTCGCACCGGGACGCCGCCGCCGATCACGCTCCGCGACGGACTCCGCGCCGTCGCGATTGCCGAGGCCTGCTACCGTTCCGCCCGGCAGGCGGGGCGTCCCATCCCACTCACCTAG
- a CDS encoding dienelactone hydrolase family protein — protein sequence MTTQATPFSLQQIGTGTARFPSGVAIPTITDAAVDPYILTRPTKDVQVECIQFWPQEKGIYPGIVLLHETWGLNVQIKDLGARLACEGYGVIIPNLYGRLGGMVTANAEVAEALAAKCNEQMLLQDINSCCEYFNTRDYIKRNIHAVVGFGMGGTLAIRFASQRKRLRGAVAYYGKVTAPESLGSILCPILYHQAEQDAFVTQQDIDHLKAAQAQGKKIEIKTYPGTQHAFSNETRPATYHESATSQAWDATVSFLKSCFQGT from the coding sequence ATGACCACCCAGGCAACACCCTTCTCGCTTCAGCAGATCGGCACGGGGACGGCCCGTTTTCCCAGCGGCGTCGCCATTCCGACGATCACGGATGCCGCCGTCGATCCCTACATTCTCACCAGACCCACGAAGGACGTGCAGGTCGAGTGCATTCAATTTTGGCCGCAGGAAAAAGGCATCTATCCGGGCATCGTCCTCCTGCATGAAACCTGGGGACTCAACGTCCAGATCAAGGATCTCGGTGCGCGACTGGCTTGCGAGGGGTACGGCGTCATCATCCCGAACCTCTACGGCCGGTTGGGTGGCATGGTCACGGCGAACGCGGAAGTCGCCGAAGCACTGGCCGCCAAGTGCAATGAGCAGATGCTGTTGCAGGACATCAACTCCTGCTGCGAATATTTCAACACCCGCGATTACATCAAGCGCAACATCCATGCCGTCGTGGGTTTCGGCATGGGCGGCACGCTCGCGATCCGATTTGCCTCTCAACGGAAACGGCTGCGCGGCGCCGTCGCGTACTATGGAAAGGTCACCGCGCCGGAGAGCCTCGGCTCCATTCTCTGCCCGATCCTGTACCACCAAGCCGAGCAGGACGCCTTTGTCACGCAGCAAGACATCGACCATTTGAAGGCGGCCCAGGCTCAGGGGAAAAAGATCGAGATCAAGACCTATCCCGGCACACAGCATGCCTTCAGCAATGAAACGAGGCCGGCCACCTACCACGAATCCGCCACCTCGCAGGCGTGGGATGCGACCGTGAGCTTCCTCAAATCCTGCTTCCAAGGCACCTGA
- a CDS encoding DUF423 domain-containing protein, with the protein MTDDKRPFVFAALGGLVSGTAVAAGAFGAHALKAILDGPALAVYETAARYQMYHGLALCVVAWLLRETQDRKVARAGWLFCLGLALFCGSLYLVALSGIKWLGAITPLGGVSFMAGWLLVAWSAWRARTAQ; encoded by the coding sequence ATGACGGATGACAAACGGCCTTTTGTATTTGCCGCGCTGGGCGGCCTCGTATCCGGAACTGCAGTGGCGGCTGGGGCCTTCGGCGCCCATGCGTTGAAGGCGATCCTCGACGGCCCGGCGCTCGCGGTGTACGAGACCGCAGCGCGGTACCAAATGTACCATGGGCTCGCGCTCTGTGTCGTCGCATGGCTGCTGCGAGAAACACAGGATCGAAAGGTGGCTCGGGCGGGGTGGCTGTTCTGTCTGGGACTCGCGCTTTTTTGCGGCAGCCTGTATCTCGTAGCGCTGTCGGGCATCAAATGGCTGGGCGCGATCACGCCGCTCGGAGGCGTTTCCTTCATGGCCGGCTGGCTGCTGGTGGCCTGGTCGGCGTGGCGGGCGAGAACGGCTCAGTGA
- a CDS encoding YtxH domain-containing protein, with protein MSTKGREAAKIAAMIGGGAVVGAALGLLFAPKAGTETRRDVARYARRAQVQATRFSRAVKTGVTDMVERSKAMVQKKSDKHIVEAA; from the coding sequence ATGTCGACGAAGGGGCGTGAGGCGGCAAAAATAGCAGCAATGATCGGTGGCGGCGCGGTGGTCGGGGCGGCGTTGGGCTTGCTCTTTGCCCCCAAGGCGGGGACCGAGACCAGGCGCGATGTGGCACGTTACGCGCGGCGCGCGCAGGTACAGGCCACGCGGTTCAGCCGAGCGGTCAAGACCGGTGTGACGGATATGGTAGAGCGAAGCAAAGCGATGGTGCAGAAGAAGTCGGACAAGCATATCGTGGAAGCGGCGTAA
- the lgt gene encoding prolipoprotein diacylglyceryl transferase → MLAWYHTIPYPNIDPVFLHLGPLQFRWYGLMYLIGLTLAYFIIGARAKAQNLPLNKDQVYDMIVYAAVGVFTGGRLGYVLFYNLSYYLENPLKILAVWEGGMSFHGGLIGTIIALVLFAKRRGIGVLTIADLAAGVTPVGLGLGRIGNFINGELFGRPTDVDWCMVFPGGGPVCRHPSQLYESALEGALLFTVLWLIARRMPPAGTVFGSFLIGYGICRFIVEFFREPDAQIGFLFGTLSMGQLLSLPMLVGGAVILVIAAQRRAPEHGTV, encoded by the coding sequence ATGTTGGCTTGGTACCACACCATCCCCTATCCCAATATCGATCCCGTTTTTCTTCATCTCGGTCCATTGCAGTTTCGCTGGTACGGGCTGATGTATCTGATCGGACTCACCCTGGCCTACTTCATCATCGGTGCGAGGGCCAAGGCGCAGAACCTTCCCCTGAATAAAGACCAGGTCTACGACATGATCGTCTATGCGGCGGTGGGAGTCTTCACCGGCGGCCGCTTGGGCTATGTCCTGTTCTATAACCTGTCGTACTACCTCGAGAATCCTCTCAAGATTTTGGCTGTGTGGGAAGGCGGCATGAGCTTCCACGGCGGATTGATCGGCACGATCATCGCACTGGTGCTCTTCGCCAAGCGACGGGGCATTGGCGTCCTGACAATTGCCGACTTGGCTGCCGGGGTCACGCCCGTCGGTCTGGGCTTGGGCCGGATCGGGAACTTCATCAATGGCGAGTTGTTCGGCCGGCCGACCGACGTGGATTGGTGCATGGTCTTTCCCGGCGGGGGACCGGTCTGCCGCCATCCCTCCCAGCTCTATGAATCGGCCCTGGAGGGCGCGTTGTTGTTTACGGTGCTGTGGCTCATTGCTCGGAGAATGCCCCCCGCAGGAACCGTCTTCGGATCATTCTTGATCGGCTATGGGATCTGCCGCTTCATCGTGGAGTTTTTCAGGGAGCCGGATGCCCAGATCGGGTTCCTGTTCGGCACCCTTTCGATGGGACAGCTCTTGAGCCTGCCGATGCTGGTGGGTGGCGCGGTGATCCTGGTCATCGCGGCACAGCGGCGCGCGCCTGAGCACGGCACCGTGTGA
- a CDS encoding tetratricopeptide repeat protein → MNSRWLVAAAVVLSMGCATQQKEQAVTLHAPAGTTAAVSQQLEQGNGLFKQQDWQGAKAVYEATIKAEPSLAEAHYNLALTLERLGDKAAARAQYIQAANLAPGNKVIWDAPPLRKHETTLGLEKKSFMDANPR, encoded by the coding sequence ATGAACTCTCGATGGTTGGTTGCGGCAGCAGTCGTTCTCAGCATGGGATGCGCGACGCAGCAGAAGGAACAGGCGGTCACGTTGCATGCGCCGGCGGGAACCACTGCCGCCGTGAGTCAGCAGTTGGAGCAGGGCAATGGGTTGTTCAAGCAGCAGGACTGGCAGGGAGCCAAGGCGGTCTACGAAGCGACGATCAAGGCTGAGCCCTCCTTGGCCGAGGCCCATTACAATTTGGCGCTGACCCTCGAACGACTCGGGGACAAGGCTGCGGCGAGGGCTCAATACATCCAGGCAGCCAACCTTGCGCCGGGCAACAAAGTCATCTGGGATGCGCCGCCGCTGAGAAAGCACGAGACTACGCTGGGGTTGGAAAAGAAGTCCTTCATGGACGCCAACCCGCGTTGA
- a CDS encoding UvrD-helicase domain-containing protein: MSEPGLLPDSGARLAAATTFDRNVVVIAGAGTGKTTLLVSRLLHLLLREPNPLPLSRIVSLTFTNKAATEMKVRLRERLRDLVQPGAASAGSFGGALTHAELTRMYGLASEEICARAEAALRDLERAQIGTLHSFASHLLRLYPIEAGVSPTFRTDEDGLAFEEHFAREWDLWLDTELGAGGTDHGRWRALIEAFGLEGVRDAALSLMSELVEVASLASQVRESALHPAMRVWLEARRGRAEILLRAHDRPKRRKIEHVTAAVIDLSTLLLAEGLPGLARLSPEMRDWLTKDLGALPNGWSEEEGEEVRSLQRVAERLLEVDPHLLPTLLDLVGPFVERVRRGFIEEGWLTFDGLLARARALLRDHPEIRERLKQEYRSLLVDEFQDTDPVQYEIVLYLCERQGRRASSWRDTELEPGKLFIVGDPKQSIYAFRRADIEAFDHVVSRLEREGALVCTLATNFRSDVQVLDVVNGVFDKLLVAQASVQPGNVPLAVQPNRASQFPDPGVRLRFIAGGEEESDLDAAGATRAEAELVAAWLARLLPVKTRDGASPPERSLRPGQTALLFRKLTQAEVYLQALHRHGIRYIIDGEKHFYRRQEIIDLVNLLRCLENPHDQIACAGLLRSPLGGLSDPELVALQRLDALDFRRAERLAQWEAPSAPTVRRLYAVLAELHAGSADVPLPELLDRIFARLPILELAAASLHEEQAVANLLKLRQMAVELADRPALSLSGFVELMMARLVEQPDEAESALSEETLDAVRVMTIHKAKGLEFPLVVLAGLHHGDGASRGYAGPVIRHDWSTGIQGLEFGTRCSLGSVLVAEKARTREQAERRRLLYVGMTRAKDCLVLSGAVGRKRSRDTFMDLLQQAFGQGFGDQRATQVAIAGVSVPQVVAPGEEPDSPRQAARPTRLEAFPEGAVLSIRWAQRDRDWAACRSMARSLSPSRLMQANPPQGFSGGAPVTGVVGGAHVGRLVHQALQHWDFAADVEEQLSKLRTAGFDRGDSGEYLGQDDVDREVRDLLRRFAGGDFYARLRRAEILGREVPFFLPWNEGRQVMEGVIDLVYRLDGALWIADYKTDMIPADQVAERAQAYREQARIYSEAVSRSLREPVAGFEFVFLRHGLSVSVVP; the protein is encoded by the coding sequence ATGAGTGAGCCGGGACTGTTGCCGGACTCCGGCGCGCGCCTTGCGGCTGCGACGACCTTCGACCGTAACGTCGTCGTCATCGCAGGAGCGGGAACCGGCAAGACGACCTTGTTGGTGAGTCGCCTGCTGCACCTTTTGCTGCGAGAGCCCAATCCGCTGCCCCTGTCGCGGATCGTCTCGCTCACCTTTACCAACAAGGCCGCGACTGAAATGAAGGTCCGGCTGCGCGAGCGGTTGAGGGACCTGGTCCAGCCTGGCGCGGCGTCCGCCGGTTCCTTCGGCGGAGCGCTGACGCATGCGGAACTGACGCGCATGTACGGACTGGCGAGCGAGGAGATCTGCGCCAGGGCCGAGGCGGCGCTCAGGGATCTCGAACGGGCACAGATCGGCACCCTCCACAGTTTTGCCTCGCATTTGCTGAGGCTGTACCCGATCGAGGCCGGTGTGTCGCCGACGTTCCGGACCGACGAGGATGGCCTGGCCTTCGAAGAACACTTCGCCCGCGAATGGGATCTCTGGCTCGATACCGAACTGGGCGCCGGAGGGACGGACCACGGGCGCTGGCGCGCACTCATCGAAGCATTCGGGTTGGAGGGGGTGCGCGACGCGGCCTTGAGCCTGATGAGCGAGTTGGTGGAGGTGGCGTCGCTGGCGAGCCAAGTCAGGGAGTCGGCCCTGCATCCGGCCATGCGTGTTTGGCTGGAAGCGCGGCGCGGGCGGGCGGAAATCCTCCTCCGCGCACACGATCGGCCCAAGAGACGAAAGATCGAGCACGTCACCGCTGCGGTGATCGACCTGTCGACGCTGCTGCTTGCGGAGGGGTTGCCGGGACTGGCGAGGCTGTCTCCCGAAATGCGTGACTGGTTGACGAAGGATCTCGGGGCCCTTCCGAACGGCTGGTCGGAAGAGGAGGGGGAAGAGGTCCGGTCGCTGCAGCGCGTGGCGGAGCGACTGCTGGAAGTCGACCCCCATCTGTTGCCGACGCTCCTGGATCTGGTGGGGCCGTTCGTGGAGCGGGTCAGGCGAGGGTTTATCGAAGAGGGCTGGTTGACCTTCGATGGGTTGTTGGCTCGCGCCCGCGCGCTGCTCCGCGACCATCCCGAGATTCGTGAGCGCTTGAAGCAGGAATATCGCTCGCTCCTCGTGGATGAGTTCCAGGATACCGATCCGGTGCAGTATGAAATCGTGCTGTACCTGTGCGAGCGGCAGGGGCGACGCGCCTCTTCTTGGCGAGACACGGAACTCGAACCGGGGAAACTGTTCATCGTCGGCGACCCCAAACAATCGATTTATGCCTTCCGTCGAGCGGACATCGAGGCTTTCGACCATGTCGTTTCCCGGTTGGAGCGGGAAGGCGCGCTGGTCTGCACCTTGGCCACGAACTTTCGGAGCGATGTGCAGGTGCTTGATGTCGTGAACGGGGTCTTCGACAAATTGCTGGTCGCGCAGGCTTCCGTGCAACCGGGGAATGTCCCGCTGGCAGTCCAACCGAATCGCGCCAGTCAGTTTCCCGATCCCGGTGTCCGGCTTCGTTTCATTGCAGGCGGCGAGGAGGAGAGCGATCTGGACGCCGCGGGTGCCACGCGGGCGGAAGCGGAATTGGTTGCTGCCTGGTTGGCCCGCCTCCTGCCGGTGAAGACGAGGGACGGCGCCAGTCCGCCGGAGCGGAGCCTGCGGCCGGGCCAGACGGCGCTGCTGTTCCGGAAGCTGACCCAGGCCGAGGTGTACCTGCAGGCCTTGCACCGCCACGGCATCCGCTACATCATCGACGGCGAAAAGCATTTCTACCGGCGGCAAGAGATCATCGATCTCGTGAACCTGCTGCGTTGTCTCGAGAATCCGCACGACCAAATCGCCTGTGCGGGACTGTTGCGTTCTCCGCTGGGCGGTCTTTCCGATCCCGAGTTGGTCGCGTTGCAGCGACTCGATGCCCTGGACTTTCGACGGGCCGAGCGGCTGGCCCAATGGGAGGCTCCCTCGGCCCCCACGGTCCGACGATTGTATGCCGTGCTGGCCGAACTGCATGCAGGGTCGGCGGATGTGCCCTTGCCGGAATTGCTCGACCGGATCTTCGCGCGTTTGCCGATTTTAGAATTGGCCGCCGCGTCGCTGCACGAGGAACAGGCAGTGGCGAATCTGCTGAAGCTTCGCCAGATGGCCGTCGAACTCGCAGATCGACCGGCCTTGTCCCTCTCCGGCTTCGTGGAACTGATGATGGCCCGCTTGGTCGAGCAGCCTGACGAAGCTGAAAGCGCGCTCTCCGAAGAAACGCTCGATGCGGTTCGGGTCATGACGATTCACAAGGCCAAGGGCCTCGAGTTTCCTCTGGTCGTGTTGGCGGGACTGCATCATGGCGACGGGGCGTCGCGAGGCTACGCCGGGCCTGTGATCCGGCATGACTGGTCCACCGGCATACAGGGTTTGGAATTCGGCACGCGATGCAGTTTGGGTTCCGTGCTCGTGGCCGAAAAGGCCCGGACTCGTGAGCAGGCCGAACGGCGCCGGTTGCTGTATGTCGGCATGACCAGGGCCAAGGACTGTCTCGTGCTGTCCGGCGCCGTGGGTCGGAAACGCTCGCGGGACACCTTCATGGATTTGCTCCAACAGGCATTCGGTCAAGGGTTCGGCGATCAGCGTGCCACGCAGGTCGCCATCGCGGGGGTGTCGGTGCCGCAGGTTGTTGCGCCGGGAGAGGAACCGGACTCACCGCGCCAAGCAGCCAGGCCGACGAGGCTCGAAGCGTTTCCGGAAGGTGCGGTCCTGTCCATTCGCTGGGCACAACGGGATCGGGATTGGGCCGCCTGTCGCTCGATGGCGCGGTCGCTCTCTCCCTCGCGTCTCATGCAAGCAAATCCACCGCAGGGTTTCAGTGGAGGGGCGCCTGTCACCGGTGTCGTCGGCGGTGCCCACGTGGGCCGGTTGGTTCACCAGGCCCTGCAGCATTGGGATTTTGCCGCTGACGTGGAGGAGCAACTGTCGAAGCTCCGCACCGCCGGCTTCGATCGGGGAGACTCAGGGGAGTACCTGGGCCAAGACGACGTGGATCGCGAGGTTCGGGACCTGCTGCGACGGTTTGCAGGCGGCGACTTCTATGCCCGTCTTCGGCGCGCCGAGATCCTGGGCCGAGAAGTGCCCTTCTTCCTGCCCTGGAACGAGGGGCGCCAAGTCATGGAAGGCGTGATCGATCTGGTCTATCGGTTGGATGGAGCCCTCTGGATTGCCGATTACAAGACGGATATGATCCCGGCGGATCAGGTGGCCGAACGAGCCCAGGCGTACCGTGAGCAGGCGCGAATCTACTCAGAAGCGGTTTCTCGTTCGTTGCGGGAACCGGTGGCGGGCTTTGAGTTCGTCTTTCTGCGCCACGGGCTGAGTGTTTCGGTGGTCCCATGA
- a CDS encoding exodeoxyribonuclease V subunit gamma — protein sequence MLHVVTGPFHPSLETAFLHDLTALKRDDPAAPVAVVVPSEPLRQYLTRLLVLKEGLTLFNVHILSFHQLALHLDRERRAGLAGHDQGGELHLVSDLFFEHLLRHVAQRKLPYVEALRLSGLPRGAWSALWASLRDLKDALVDPAVAIRAVDEGQFEPEDAEKLKGLFTLLAGLRDGRQALQVGSADDLAALVTEFAPASSFLGSLRQLWYYGSYDLTQTQLSLLEALGKRLPVTLYLPLASVPAYGFAQRFLERYLHSLSSSFRDLAAEEQASGHRCDPVPIVTMNAAGAEDELTLVCKQILTLVETHAYRFDQIAVVGRSLTPYQGVLKRVFDQHRIPFVSNAATPLLQEPVVKTLLVAAQLRLNGFYRSDVLDVVASPRYRGEQDGAGAPEARPDLWRIAVLALGITRGTEEWRRLSRWQQVEACLGSDNELEPDLPSVVAVEPAQLSLLWGRVDRLLADAALLPQEGTYAELTDAYLTFAQRHLSLPELGYGSDKPSDRLSGSPAIAEALDAIFVQLYDLDRVGGRATWEAWAETFGELLERATVPLAPPEFGGVEVLDAMAARGLGFRALFLIGLNEKLFPRFIHEDGFLRDRHRAVLDVTLGYKVDQKLQGYAEEALLFELLRTSARDRLYVSYQRVDADGRVLAPSSYLDARHLPGWNPGDSPELSLPRRWRERSAVPLFVPPLLTREELSVAMVLEGHDVSGLLSAMAREGEVFSHGVAAQLRIEGDQLHLGAYDGLLDGSAGHWETLRGKGLSPTALETYVRCPFQYFAEKVLKLESVRPLPARELPPSALGDLCHKALRHCVDGLIEGAWLSKAMLPEELRAAVRDAVARVCDAYEANHGTGYALTWRLARELVEQVVLATVQAEESVWRASGALPVDTETEAAGRLPDEVADEPIAIRGYWDRVDRVGDSGALRIVDYKFRAAGELKPEDRNLPQAALRGKKLQPAFYSLMHPIKPLPDGATGNPELVEFVYLLPGGQPAIERAQYPAESWAGAIGAQLRSSLREMIAGLREEQFFILPDSYCTYCDFAVACRRDHQATWWRSYRAEEARALRRLRRRKLEHE from the coding sequence ATGCTGCACGTCGTCACTGGTCCCTTCCATCCTTCCCTTGAGACCGCCTTCCTGCATGACCTGACGGCTTTGAAACGCGACGATCCCGCCGCTCCCGTGGCCGTCGTCGTGCCGTCCGAACCGCTCCGGCAATACCTCACGCGCCTGCTCGTGCTCAAAGAAGGGCTGACGCTCTTCAACGTGCATATCCTGTCGTTCCACCAGCTGGCACTCCACCTCGATCGTGAGCGGAGGGCCGGACTTGCGGGGCACGACCAGGGAGGCGAGCTGCATCTGGTCTCAGACCTGTTCTTCGAGCACCTGCTGCGGCACGTCGCGCAACGCAAGCTTCCCTATGTCGAGGCGCTCCGTCTGTCGGGCCTACCGCGTGGAGCGTGGTCGGCCCTCTGGGCCAGCCTCAGGGATCTCAAGGATGCGCTGGTCGATCCGGCCGTGGCGATCCGAGCGGTCGATGAGGGGCAGTTCGAGCCGGAAGATGCCGAGAAGCTCAAGGGATTATTTACGTTATTGGCCGGGCTCCGCGATGGGCGCCAGGCTCTGCAGGTCGGCTCGGCGGACGATCTGGCTGCGCTCGTCACCGAGTTCGCGCCGGCCTCTTCCTTTCTCGGCAGTCTCAGGCAGCTCTGGTATTACGGTTCCTACGACCTCACCCAGACGCAATTGAGTCTTCTCGAAGCGCTGGGGAAACGGTTGCCGGTGACCCTGTATCTTCCGCTCGCCTCCGTTCCCGCCTATGGATTCGCGCAGCGGTTTCTTGAACGGTATCTTCATTCCCTTTCGTCGAGCTTCCGGGATCTGGCGGCTGAAGAGCAAGCATCCGGCCATCGGTGCGATCCAGTCCCGATCGTCACGATGAATGCCGCCGGGGCGGAGGATGAATTGACGCTGGTCTGCAAACAGATCCTCACGCTGGTGGAGACCCACGCCTATCGCTTCGATCAGATCGCAGTCGTGGGCCGAAGTCTGACGCCCTATCAGGGGGTGCTCAAACGCGTGTTCGATCAGCATCGGATTCCGTTCGTCTCCAACGCGGCGACACCCCTGCTGCAGGAGCCGGTGGTCAAGACGTTGCTGGTGGCTGCGCAACTTCGCCTCAACGGCTTCTACCGCTCGGACGTGCTTGATGTGGTCGCCTCGCCACGGTACCGCGGCGAGCAAGACGGCGCCGGTGCCCCTGAGGCCCGTCCGGACCTGTGGCGCATCGCGGTGCTCGCGCTGGGGATCACGCGAGGGACGGAGGAGTGGCGGAGGCTCTCGCGCTGGCAGCAGGTCGAAGCCTGTCTCGGCTCAGACAACGAACTCGAACCGGACTTACCGTCCGTGGTGGCGGTAGAACCGGCGCAATTGAGCCTGCTTTGGGGAAGGGTCGATCGGTTACTGGCGGATGCGGCGCTGTTGCCGCAAGAGGGGACCTATGCGGAACTGACGGACGCCTACCTGACGTTTGCGCAACGACACCTCTCATTGCCCGAGCTTGGGTACGGGTCTGATAAGCCGTCCGATCGGTTGTCCGGCAGTCCGGCCATCGCCGAGGCCTTGGATGCCATCTTCGTTCAGCTCTATGACCTGGATCGAGTGGGGGGCAGGGCGACGTGGGAAGCGTGGGCTGAAACCTTCGGCGAGCTCTTGGAGCGCGCGACCGTTCCCCTTGCACCGCCTGAGTTCGGTGGGGTGGAGGTATTGGATGCGATGGCGGCGCGCGGACTCGGATTCCGGGCATTGTTTCTGATCGGGCTGAACGAGAAGCTCTTTCCTCGCTTCATCCATGAGGATGGGTTTCTCCGTGACCGCCACCGAGCCGTGCTGGACGTAACACTCGGCTACAAAGTTGATCAAAAACTTCAGGGTTATGCCGAGGAAGCGTTGCTCTTCGAGCTGCTTCGAACCTCTGCCAGGGATCGCCTTTACGTGTCGTACCAGCGGGTCGATGCGGATGGGCGCGTACTGGCTCCCTCCAGCTATCTCGATGCGAGGCATTTGCCGGGCTGGAACCCGGGTGACAGTCCGGAACTGTCGCTGCCGCGACGGTGGCGGGAGCGGAGCGCCGTCCCTCTTTTTGTGCCTCCGCTGCTCACGCGCGAGGAATTGTCCGTGGCCATGGTGCTGGAAGGCCACGACGTCAGCGGTCTGCTTTCGGCGATGGCGCGAGAAGGCGAGGTCTTCTCGCACGGAGTGGCCGCGCAGCTTCGAATCGAGGGGGACCAGCTTCATCTGGGTGCGTATGATGGGCTGCTCGACGGGTCGGCGGGCCATTGGGAAACCCTGCGCGGGAAAGGACTCTCGCCGACGGCGCTGGAAACCTACGTCCGTTGTCCCTTTCAATACTTCGCCGAGAAGGTTCTAAAGCTGGAATCGGTGAGGCCGCTGCCTGCTCGGGAATTGCCGCCCTCGGCGCTGGGTGATCTCTGTCACAAGGCACTGCGGCATTGTGTCGATGGGCTGATCGAAGGAGCGTGGCTCAGCAAGGCCATGCTTCCGGAGGAACTGCGTGCGGCCGTGCGCGATGCGGTGGCTCGAGTGTGTGATGCGTATGAAGCCAACCACGGAACGGGCTATGCGCTCACCTGGCGACTGGCACGGGAATTAGTCGAACAGGTCGTGCTGGCGACCGTTCAGGCGGAGGAATCGGTATGGCGGGCGAGCGGGGCGCTCCCGGTGGATACCGAGACTGAAGCGGCCGGCCGGCTCCCGGACGAGGTGGCCGATGAACCGATCGCGATTCGTGGCTACTGGGATCGGGTCGATCGTGTCGGCGACAGCGGCGCGCTTCGGATCGTCGACTATAAATTTCGTGCAGCCGGCGAGTTGAAGCCGGAAGATCGGAATCTTCCTCAAGCGGCGCTACGGGGCAAGAAGCTCCAACCGGCGTTCTACTCGTTGATGCACCCCATCAAGCCCTTGCCTGATGGGGCGACCGGAAATCCTGAACTGGTCGAGTTTGTCTATCTTCTGCCTGGCGGTCAGCCGGCCATTGAGCGGGCGCAGTATCCGGCCGAGTCGTGGGCGGGAGCGATCGGCGCGCAACTCCGGAGCTCCCTGCGGGAAATGATCGCCGGATTGCGGGAGGAACAATTTTTCATCCTCCCGGACAGTTACTGCACGTACTGCGATTTTGCCGTGGCCTGTCGCCGCGATCATCAGGCGACCTGGTGGCGGTCCTATCGCGCTGAGGAAGCGAGGGCGCTTCGGAGGTTGAGACGGAGGAAGCTCGAGCATGAGTGA
- a CDS encoding thioredoxin family protein: protein MPNITLLVSPSCGACPSAKSLWKELRVKYSFNYREVDITTADGQELANRHSVRAVPATIIDGRLTFVGVPSRQSAEKALQLKMRPRET from the coding sequence ATGCCGAATATCACGTTGCTCGTGTCTCCATCCTGCGGTGCTTGCCCCTCGGCCAAGAGCCTCTGGAAGGAATTGAGGGTGAAGTATAGCTTTAACTATCGGGAAGTCGACATCACCACGGCGGATGGGCAGGAATTGGCCAATCGCCACTCGGTTCGTGCGGTCCCCGCGACCATCATCGATGGGCGGCTCACCTTCGTCGGCGTGCCGAGTCGGCAGAGCGCCGAGAAAGCGTTGCAGCTGAAAATGCGTCCGCGGGAAACCTGA